From a region of the Paenibacillus sp. R14(2021) genome:
- a CDS encoding serine hydrolase, translated as MTGKLIQALTGSTIADLLTAKVLDPLQCSATEWVSVPKASLVCVFQADGSYASVRIESNEGHERNLYTSSLDLARWGMLHLGKGIINGNRLLPPELFDLYDELLTSEEAGKRLFGCIIRTIGIMRPEPPAATASYYQRITPSAFACSTATPTTTRRIRLRLTIPCCKP; from the coding sequence TTGACCGGCAAGCTCATTCAAGCGCTAACAGGCTCCACTATCGCTGACCTGCTGACCGCGAAGGTCCTTGATCCGCTCCAATGCAGCGCAACGGAATGGGTCTCTGTTCCGAAGGCGAGTCTCGTTTGCGTCTTTCAGGCAGACGGCAGTTATGCCTCCGTCCGAATCGAATCGAACGAAGGGCATGAGCGCAATCTCTACACGAGCTCGCTTGACCTTGCACGCTGGGGAATGCTGCATCTAGGCAAAGGCATCATTAACGGCAATCGTCTGCTTCCGCCAGAACTATTCGACCTGTATGATGAGCTTCTGACATCCGAGGAAGCCGGGAAACGCCTCTTCGGCTGTATCATCAGGACAATTGGTATTATGCGTCCGGAGCCGCCGGCTGCCACTGCGTCGTACTACCAACGCATAACGCCGTCGGCGTTCGCATGCTCAACCGCTACACCGACAACTACAAGGAGGATCAGGCTGCGTTTAACCATACCCTGCTGCAAGCCTTAG
- the metG gene encoding methionine--tRNA ligase, with product MANIFIGGAWPYANGSLHLGRLASLLPGDVLARYYRARGDKVLYVSGSDCHGTPVAVQAAQEGVSPKAVASRYHEEFVDCFEKLGFSYDLYTRTDQEFHHRVVQDLFLQLLENGWLYKKTVQQSFCETDQRFLPDRYVEGTCPVCGNRARGDQCDYCSTLLDPSDLTDKTCKLCGNPPVDRPAEHYYLALSRFQAALADYAKDHPEWRENAIQITKRYLEEGLQDRAVTRDLSWGVSVPVPGFEDKKIYVWIEAVSGYLSASQQWAEENSGSWTDFWVDGNEPITAYYVHGKDNVPFHTLIWPAILMGAGGLHLPDRIVSCEYMTLEGKKFSTSRNWAVWVPDILSRYGPDSIRYFLIANGPEKRDTDFSWREFIHSHNGELLGAFGNFVNRTLAFIVKSFEGRVPEGTLDEEWGAAIARLYSDSGALIEHGHFKEAIELIFASVRQANKYFDEQKPWLQIKENRAACGNTLYVCVQIIANLANLLQPFVPFSCDRIRRFLAFQPPVWEPVAASAGQQINDLTLLFERIDVSRIEEETQRMEQHRTS from the coding sequence ATGGCGAATATTTTTATCGGTGGGGCATGGCCTTATGCGAACGGTTCCCTGCACCTGGGCCGGCTGGCGAGCTTGCTGCCGGGCGACGTGCTGGCGCGTTATTACCGTGCAAGAGGCGACAAGGTGCTGTACGTCTCCGGGAGCGACTGTCATGGGACGCCCGTCGCCGTGCAAGCCGCGCAGGAGGGAGTTTCACCCAAGGCTGTCGCGAGCCGCTATCACGAGGAGTTCGTGGATTGCTTTGAGAAGCTCGGCTTCTCGTACGATCTCTATACCCGCACAGACCAGGAATTCCATCATCGTGTCGTTCAAGATCTATTCCTCCAGCTGCTGGAGAACGGCTGGTTGTACAAGAAAACGGTTCAGCAAAGCTTCTGCGAGACGGATCAGCGTTTCCTGCCCGACCGATATGTGGAAGGCACGTGTCCGGTATGCGGAAATCGCGCCCGCGGGGACCAATGCGACTATTGCTCGACGCTGCTCGATCCATCGGACCTCACGGATAAGACATGCAAGCTTTGCGGCAACCCGCCTGTCGACCGCCCTGCGGAACATTATTATTTGGCGCTCAGCCGCTTTCAGGCAGCACTCGCGGATTACGCGAAGGATCATCCGGAATGGAGAGAGAACGCCATCCAGATTACGAAGCGTTACTTGGAAGAAGGCCTCCAGGATCGTGCCGTAACCCGGGATTTATCGTGGGGCGTGAGTGTTCCCGTACCGGGATTCGAAGACAAGAAAATCTATGTGTGGATCGAAGCCGTCAGCGGCTACTTGTCGGCCAGCCAGCAGTGGGCGGAGGAGAACAGCGGCAGCTGGACGGATTTTTGGGTGGACGGGAACGAACCGATCACCGCCTATTACGTGCACGGCAAAGACAATGTGCCTTTCCATACGCTCATTTGGCCGGCGATCCTAATGGGCGCAGGCGGCCTGCACCTGCCCGACCGAATCGTTTCCTGCGAGTACATGACTCTAGAGGGAAAGAAATTTTCGACGAGCCGTAATTGGGCAGTTTGGGTGCCGGATATTCTGAGCCGGTATGGGCCGGATTCGATTCGTTATTTTCTGATCGCGAATGGTCCTGAGAAGAGGGATACCGACTTTTCCTGGCGGGAATTTATTCACAGTCATAACGGCGAGCTGCTTGGCGCCTTCGGCAATTTCGTCAACCGGACGCTGGCCTTTATCGTAAAGTCCTTCGAGGGGCGGGTACCGGAAGGAACGCTTGACGAAGAATGGGGAGCGGCGATTGCGCGTCTATACTCGGATTCAGGCGCACTCATCGAGCATGGCCATTTTAAAGAAGCGATCGAGCTGATCTTCGCAAGCGTCCGCCAGGCCAACAAATATTTTGATGAGCAGAAGCCGTGGCTGCAAATCAAGGAAAATCGCGCGGCGTGTGGAAATACATTGTATGTCTGCGTTCAAATTATCGCCAACCTGGCGAACCTGCTTCAGCCGTTCGTTCCGTTCTCGTGCGATCGGATCAGGCGGTTTCTCGCGTTTCAGCCTCCGGTATGGGAGCCTGTTGCCGCCTCGGCTGGCCAGCAGATTAACGATTTGACGCTGCTGTTCGAACGCATCGACGTCAGCCGGATCGAAGAGGAGACGCAGCGGATGGAACAGCACCGGACATCTTAG
- a CDS encoding DUF2809 domain-containing protein, with protein MLNTRFGYGLSVLAAIVLGLGSRHYAHDLPDWLADHAGDALWACMVYFGCRLLCPGRSLRFAACTSLLFCCAIECSQLYQADWINAFRHTKLGGLVLGQGFLAVDFLRYTVGVIAALSMDGLSQAGRRRTADSITTFK; from the coding sequence TTGCTCAACACGCGGTTCGGATACGGGCTGTCAGTGCTGGCTGCGATTGTTCTGGGGCTCGGCTCCAGGCATTATGCCCATGACTTGCCGGATTGGCTGGCGGACCATGCGGGCGATGCGCTCTGGGCGTGCATGGTTTACTTCGGCTGCCGCTTGCTCTGTCCCGGCCGAAGTCTGCGATTCGCAGCCTGCACGAGTCTTCTGTTCTGTTGCGCGATCGAGTGCAGCCAGCTTTATCAGGCCGATTGGATCAACGCGTTCAGGCATACAAAGCTTGGCGGGCTCGTGCTCGGACAAGGCTTCCTTGCCGTAGACTTCCTGCGTTATACAGTCGGAGTCATCGCTGCTCTAAGCATGGATGGGTTGTCGCAGGCAGGAAGAAGACGAACAGCAGACAGCATCACGACTTTCAAATAG
- a CDS encoding phosphotransferase family protein, producing the protein MREWLDDEALLRSRIPSLHACTKLERIYKGYSGDTKLIGFASDDRPLYLLRTYSLDEKTRKESEFAALQLMERHGVPCSRPIEIGDLPDLGIGYMLLSYIEGAEATDALPLLTGREQYAVGVQAGIELRGIHQVRPADPIRPWHERMAVKHAAYREAYASCGTILRDEAKLLSFIDGHLHLMQDRPNRFQHDDYHVGNLVIAGGRLSGVIDFNRFDWGDPLHDFLKAGMFSAKVSVPFAVGQIRGYWNGSEPDERFWQLYALYLAMTLISSVVWILNVKPEELDLMLLKINAVLDDHDSFERIVPAWYSSYAEAD; encoded by the coding sequence ATGAGAGAATGGTTGGATGATGAAGCGCTTCTTCGTAGTCGGATTCCGTCGCTGCACGCCTGTACGAAGCTCGAACGTATCTATAAAGGGTACTCGGGCGACACCAAATTGATCGGCTTTGCCAGCGATGACCGGCCGCTCTACCTGCTTAGAACCTATAGCTTAGATGAGAAAACGAGAAAGGAATCGGAATTCGCAGCCCTTCAGCTGATGGAGCGTCATGGCGTGCCCTGCTCGCGGCCGATTGAAATCGGCGATCTGCCGGATCTCGGCATCGGATACATGCTCTTGTCCTACATCGAGGGAGCTGAAGCGACGGATGCGCTGCCGCTTCTGACGGGTCGCGAGCAGTATGCGGTCGGCGTTCAAGCTGGCATCGAGCTGCGCGGCATCCATCAGGTGCGTCCGGCCGATCCGATTCGGCCTTGGCATGAACGTATGGCGGTCAAGCATGCCGCTTACCGGGAGGCCTATGCCAGCTGCGGCACGATTCTCCGGGATGAGGCGAAGCTCTTGTCCTTTATTGACGGGCATCTTCATCTCATGCAGGACAGGCCGAACCGGTTTCAGCATGATGATTACCACGTCGGCAACCTGGTGATTGCAGGCGGCCGTCTGTCCGGGGTCATTGATTTTAATCGCTTCGATTGGGGAGATCCCCTGCATGATTTCCTGAAGGCCGGTATGTTCAGCGCAAAAGTCAGCGTGCCTTTTGCTGTTGGCCAAATTCGAGGGTATTGGAACGGCAGCGAGCCAGACGAGCGCTTCTGGCAGCTGTACGCGCTCTACTTGGCGATGACGCTTATCTCATCCGTCGTGTGGATTCTTAACGTGAAGCCGGAGGAGCTTGACCTCATGCTGCTTAAGATTAACGCGGTCTTGGACGATCACGACAGCTTCGAACGTATCGTTCCTGCTTGGTACAGCTCCTATGCGGAAGCCGATTGA